The genomic window CATCGGGTTCAGGGAAGACGCCCTGGTCCTGCATTTCGACTTCCCAGACGGCGAGTGCGGCGCGCATGGCGACCAAGGCTTCGCGGTGTTCCGGTTTGTCGGAGTTGGCGAGGTTGTTGATTTCGTGCGGATCGTTCACGGTGTCGAACAGTTGCTCCGGCGCGACCGTCGGCGCCATCAATTCTGCAGGTGCTCCGGTGAGCTTTCCTTCGGCCATCATCTGGCGCATCAGCGGCTTGATGGGGAAGCACTTTTCCTTGTAGCGGTTGAGCGAGGTGAAGTGGCGGTCGGGATAATAGTTGCGAATGTAGTGATAGCGCTGGCCACGCACGCTGCGGACGCGGTTGACGGTTTCATCGACCCGGTCGCGGCTGGAAAAGGCATACTGTCTTTCCGGGCCGACCCGGTTGCCAAGAAAGATGCGGCCATGCATGCCGAGCGGACGCTTGATGCCGGCGAATCCGAGGGTGGTTGGGGTCATGTCGATCAGGCTGACCACTTCATCGCTGACGGTGCCGGGGCGGTAGTTCTTCGGCGCGGGAAAGTTTTTCGGCCAGTGGATGATCATGGGCACGTGCAGTCCGGTGTCGTAGCACCAGTGGATGCCGCGCGGCTCGATGCGCCCGTTGTCGCCGAAGAAGACAATGATGGTGTCGTCGGCGACGCCGTCCTTTTCAAGCTGGCGGAGAATCTTGCCAACGGTGCGATCCATGCCGGAAACCGAGTTCAGGTAGCGTGCCCATTCTAGCCGGACGAGCGGGTGGTCGGGATAGTAGGGGGGCGGGCTGACGTTTTCCGGGGTGGCGATCTTTTCGTGGGTCGGCTCGCCCTTCCATTCGACGCGCGGCTGTTGCCAGGTGTTGCGGTCGTAGATGTCGTATTCCGCCTCCAGCGTGTTGATCTGAGCGAAGAAGGGCTGGTTGGCTTTCAGATCTTCCCATGCGCCGGTGTCGTAGAGCTTGCCTTCGTTGACAAAGTTGAGGTCGAGCTTGCCGGAGCCGACTTCCTCGCCGTTCATCGTTTTGATGTTGGCGGTGGTGTAGCCGACATCCTTAAGCCGGTGGGTGATCGGCCGCACGCCTTCGGGCAACCGGTAGTCGTCCTCGCGGTGCGAGCGCATGTTGTGGGTGTCGGATGTGTTTTGATACATGCCCACAAAAAAGGCGCTGCGCGAGGTTGCGCAAACCGGCGCCGTCGAGAAGGCATGGGTGTAGCGCACGCCCCCGGCGGCCAAGTTGTCCAGATTGGGGGTCTTGACGTTTTCGGCGCCGTAGCAACCTAGATCCAGCTTCAGGTTTTCGGCGACAATCCAAATAATGTTGGGGCGCTTTTGTTGCGCGGAGCAAATGGTTGCGGCGGCCGCGACGGCGATAGCGAGACAACGATATGGTTTCATGAGGTTTCTCCTGGTGGTTGAAAGTTAGCCGGATTCCGGAAGGAAGGTGGGCATGGTGATTCCGTTGGGGCGGAAGGCTTCGCCAAGGCATTGCGCCACGTGGGTTTCGCAGTTGCGCCCGCCAAGACCGTAGACATGCTGCACAGCACGGTTGAAGCGCCCGGGCAGCAGCAGGACGGGTGTGCGGCCGCGGTGGCGGTCGAGCTCAGCATCGATCAGGGCGATGGCCGCCTCCTCGGTACGGGAGGCGCCGGGGCCGATCATGTTGCAGGCCTGCGATGAGCCGGAGGCCAGATAGCCCGTGATATTTCCATCCTCTTCGGCGACCGACAAATGCCACAGACCATCCGGGTTGGTGATGAAGTGGGTATAGTCGGTGCGCCGCGAGATGCCGGAAATCTCCAGCTCCAGTTTTGCAATCGCTTCAACATCGGCGAGCGTGCCGGAACGAACGGCTATGCCGCCATCCGCATTGGGCAATCCCGCTTCCGGAACGTCGACCAGCAGATCCTGATAGAACTCGAACGGCTTTAATCCGGCGCGGGTGTAGAGCGAATAGGAATCGAGATTCATGCAGCTGGAAACAAGGCGCAAGGGGAGTCCGGCGGCTTCAGCCTGAAAGATGATCTCCGTCAAAAGTTGCCGGGCGATGCCCTGGCCGAAATGGTCGGACGACACGTTCATGATTCCGAGCGAGAAGTGGGTTTCGCGCCGATGCATAAAGCAGGAGCCGCCAATGGCGCCGTCTTCATCGACACACAGCAACGCCTCGCTTCCGTCGAGCTGGTTGTACAGGTCGACAAAATCGCGCGTGTGCATTTCCGTGGGCGGGAAGATGCCCGTTCCAAATTTGTTTTGGTAGTAGGCATTGGTGGAATCGCGAATCAATGTTGCCAATGCGTCGCGGTCTTCGGGTTGCGCGCTTCGGATGGTATAGCTGCCCATATGTCCCCCTAGTTTCAATGTTCTTAGAATAGTCCTGACAAACTATCAGGAAGGGAAACCGCCGTCTTGTAAAAAAAAGGCATGGTGGTGTATTCCCCAACACGCGGCAAGATCCACACCAGCCTGCTTTTATTGTGAAGCCTTGGGTCGAATGCCCCGCAGCTTGCTGCGATTGATGGGGGGTCGTCGGCCTCGACGACTAGCGTGCGCAAGGCACGGAGGCCCTTGCCCCTCCATAGTGATACCCCTCAGCTTGCTGCGGGGAGATTCATTTACCTTGGTGACGGCTTGCACTTTTGCCACGGAAGCCGCGCCGGGACAAGAGCGGTCTGCTGTTCGAGCATGCCTGCTGCCAGACGGCTGTCTGCATGCCTTCAAGGGGGAGCGTCCTCTCCGGGTTGCGCCCCGAAAGCTTCGGTTGCTCAGGACGCTTTCCCCCGAAAGTGGCAAAGAAGGCGACCTCCCTGCCGCTGTTTAAAAACGAGGGATATGCCACCGTATCGATCGGGAAGATCGATCATGCCAATGCGGATGTCCCCCAAGAAACCCCGTCCAGTCGTTCAGGCCATCCACCGCGATAAACAGAACATTGGGCTTCCGATCCTTTGCTATTCCGGTTAGGGCTGACATCGATACGATCAGGATCTCAGTCGTCAGGGAAGCGATTTTTCTTTTAGTTCGTCTCATTTTATTTCCCGCTTTCTGTTCTTTCGTTTCGGCGCGGAAGGATAGGGTCGCTTAACCATACAATTTCATTTTGTGCTTATGTCCTCGGTATCCGGTTAAGATTGAAACAGTCAATGTATTGATAGCGGTTTCGGGTCATGCACGAAAGCAGCCGGTCGACTGTTTTGCGCCAGATCCTTCTCAAACTGATCGATATGGACCCGCATTCGGGCAGCGACTTCCGGATGGTTCTTCAACACATTCGTGGTTTCCCCGATATCCTGTTCGAGGTCATAAAGCGCGGGCTTGGTTTTTTTTCCTTTTTTGTCGTGCGACTGATGATATTTCCATTTGCCGGAACGTACTGCCGCGAGGGCGTTGCCTTTGTGGAAGAAGAAGGCTTCGTGCGGGCTTTTTGCGCTTCCGGACAGCACCGGCCAGATGTCCTCGCCGTCGATCACGCGGTCGGATGGAATGGCGGCCCCGGCCAGCTTCGCGAAGGTTGGCAATAGATCCATGGCGGTCATGAGTTCATCGTTCACGGTGGCGGCGGGGATTTTTCCGGGCCAGCGGATTACGGCCGGCTCGCGCATGCCGCCCTCGAACGTGGAGCCTTTCTTTCCTTTCAACGGCGTGGCTCGTCCGACAGCCGGGCCATTGTCGGAAGTAAAGACCACCAGCGTGCTGCCATCAATTCCGTGTTTTTTCAGGGCATCCAGAATCTGGCCGACCGACCAGTCGATTTCGCTGATGGCCTGCTCGAAGATTTTGTCCCGGGTTTTATAGTCGATGTTGCTGTTTTCCTTGGCCAGCTTCTCTTTGGTTTCTTCCGGCAACTCCTTCATGAAAGGCGGCGAGACATGCAGCGGGCGGTGGGGAATCGGGTGGGGGATGTAGAGGAGGAACGGGACGTCGTTGTTTTTCCCGATGAAGTCCACCGCACGCTCGGTGATGCGCCGAGTCAGGTAGTCCGCATCGGGATCCATTTCAACGACGGTCTCGCCTTCGAGCAATGGTAGGGAAGGAAAGTTGTAGTTTTTCTGATTGGGATGAAATGGATGGATGTCGTGGCTGTAGGGGATGCCAAAGAATTCGTCGAATCCCTGCCGGGAGGGAAGGAATTCCGGCTGGTCGCCAAGGTGCCACTTTCCGAACATGCCGGTTTTATATCCCGCCGGTTTCAGCACTTCGGCCATGGTGATTTCTTCTGGGTTGAGTCCTTTCGCTTCAGCAGCGAGCAATACGCCGAAATTGGAGCCGAAGGCCATGTCGATCCGCTTGGGATAGCATCCGGTCATCAGGGCGGCGCGGGACGGCGTGCAAACGGGCGCCGCCACGTAGAAGCTCGTCAGCCGCGCACCTTCGGCCGCCATCTGGTCGATCCGGGGCGTATCGACATGCGTTCCCCCGAAACAGCCGAGGTCGGCATACCCCTGGTCATCGCTAAATATCACCACAAAGTTGGGCTTTTCCGCCGCCGTTGCCTGCAGCAAGCACGCCAGAATGCTGTATCTGATCACTAGGCCTAATTTTCCCATATAATGTTCCTTTATGAATCAAGGGATGCCCAGCCGATAGACCTTTACGTCGTGGCTGGCGATTTCCAGTTTAAGCGATTGATTGATCGTTCCCAGGGTTTTTTTCGCCCACAGGTCTCGGACGATATAGGCGTTCACTTCCAGGCTGGCATCGGCAAAGTTAAACGTGAAGTCCACCGGCTCGTCGTTGCGGTTCAGGATCAGGACGCCCGTGTCGCCGTTCTTCAACGGCTTGACCCAAACCTGGACGCCATCCCGGCTGTATCCGATCTTGCCTTGCTTGCACAGCACATCCTGGTTCAAGGCGATAACTTCTTTGTTGGTGATGATTTCGACGACATCGTCTGGAATATTGCGCAGGTCGTTGCCCAGAATCAATGGAGAGTTCAGAATGCACCACAGCGAAAAATGGGCGCGGTTTTCAGCCCGTGTAAGATTTCCGTTGCCCACCTCCAGCATGTCGGGATTGTTGAAGGCGCCGGGGCCGGCGAGTTCCTCCAGCCCTTCCTGCATGTCGAGGATTTGCATGATGCGTTTCCAGTTTGCCTTGATGTCGCCGGTGGTGCGCCACATCGTGCCCAGCTCCGGTGCCCATGCAAAGGCCGCGTGGCGCTGTTCGGCGGTTACCGTTCCATTCGTCGCCTTGCGCTGGCGCCTGCTCAACGACCCGGCCCATCCTTTTTCGCAAATGGCGTGAACCATCTCGGGGTCGACCTTGTTCAACGCCTCGGTGAAGACCCGGTAGCGACGGATGATTTCTTCGCGCCCGGTTTCCTGTTCATCGTTGCGCGTCGGGCAGTAGTCGTATTTAACAAACTTCACGCCCCACTCGGCAAACTGCTGCGCATGAAGTTCCTCGTTGCCCAAGCTACCCGGCCAGTCGCCGCACGTCCGTTTGTTCGGAGAGGAATAGATGCCCAACTCGAACCCCTGCGACTTGACATAGTCGGTCAGCGGCTTGATCCCTTCGGGAAAACGGTTCGGGTCGGGAACAAGCCGGCCATCGGCCGCCAGTTCGCGCTCGGGCCATCCATCATCCATGACGATGTATTTGTAGCCCGCCTCATCGAGCTTATACCTCTTTGCCCCGTCCACGGTTTCCCGCACCAGGAAGCCATGCACTCCCAACCCGAATTTGTTGTAGGAATTCCAGCCCATGGGGGGTGTTTCTCCACCAGCTGCATCCGTCGCCTGCAGCAAGCTCGCCAGAAGACAAGATCCAACCAACAGGCTGAGCGTCCGGTGCATAATCATTTTCCCGCTGGTTTTTTCCTGCGTTTCTTTTGCTTAGGCGGAGCCGCGGGTGGCGCGTAGGATTTGATCAAGGCATCGAGTTCCTGAATCACTTCGGGATAGTCCCGGTACAGGTTTCTGGTCTGGGCAAGATCCGCTTCCAGGTCGTATAGCTGGGCGGGCGGGGCATCCGGCTTGATCTTGCCGTTTTCAATATCGCTGTTTTTGTAGCCGGCATAGGCGACCGCCGGTGCCCCTCCAAAATTGTGGTCGCCTCGTTTGTCCCCGGGGAATCCGCCGCTTCCCTGTCCGCCGATATACATCCATTTTCCTTTGCGGACGGCCAGGCACTGCGGCTTGTTGGGCGCGAGCACCAAGTGTTCGCGGATTGTATTTTGGGGGTTTCCAGTAAGCGCGGGCAAAAGGTTTACGCTGTCGCGCGCTTGACCGGGTTTGATCTCGACGTCGGCCAGCGCGGCCATGGTGGCCACCATGTCGACATTGCAGAGCAGCTGCTTCGAGACGGATCCCGCTTCGATGTTGCCCGGCCACCGGGCGATGAACGGAATGCGATGCCCGCCTTCCCACACACCGAACTTGAAACCGAGCAGCTCACCGTTGATGCGATGTCCCGCGTCCCAAGCATCCTGGCCGGTCGTGTTGAACATACCGCCGTTGTCGCTGGTGAAGATGATCAGCGTATTGTCCGCGACGCCGTTTTCTTCCAGGCATTGGATAACTTCGCCGACCATCCAGTCCAGCTCGTGTATAAAGTCGCCGTACAGCCCGCATTGGCTCGTGCCCTTGAAGCGCGGTGCGGGAGTGAAGGGGTGGTGGATATTGGTGGTGGGCAGATAGAGGAAAAACGGCTTCGCCTTGTTTTTGCCGATCCAGCCTTTCGCCTTTTCAATCAGCAGCGAGGCGGTACGTTCGTCGTCGTAGATTTCGTGCGCCTTCCTTGCCCCCGCAAAAATGTTCGGGCTTTTTCGTCCGGCCTCCGGTGGGAAGGTCGGGGTCGGCGACGCGTTTTTCTTGTCGATCTTCAGCGGGTCGTTCGGGTCGAATCCAACGATCTCGTGGTTTTCCACATAGACAAAGGGGACGCCGCTGTTTACCTGAGGAACCCCGAAATAATAGTCGAACCCGACCTCTAGCGGACCGGGTTTCAGTGGCTTGTTCCAACCGTGCATGTCTTCGCCAAAGCCAAGGTGCCATTTTCCGATGCAGGCCGTGGAATAGCCCGCCTCTTGGAACACCTTGCCCAGCGTCTGGCGTTCGGTTCCAATCAGCAGGCCGGTCTTGTAGCTCAGGGGACCCCATATTCCGTGGTCGCCGTGACGCAGCGGATAGTCGCCGGTCAGCAAGGCATAGCGCGACGGCGTGCACACGGCCGAGGCCGAATGCGCATCCGAAAACCGCCTGCCCTCGGCGGCCAGTTTGTCGATGTTCGGTGACTGCACCTTGGTCGCGCCGTAGCAACCAAGGTCGCCATAGCCGAGATCGTCGGCGAAAATGAAAACAACATTTGGCGTTCGCGCCTCCTCGCTGAACCCCGTCATCGAAAGCGCGAATAAAACCAAACCAATCAATCGTCCTATTTTCATTTCTTCACCTTGTTTTTGGGCGCAGGCGCCTTGAATTCTATTTTAGCCCGTCCCTTTTCGGCGTCGGACAATTTATCCCAATGCAGTCGGTCGTTGCCGATCACCGGCACTTCCGGAAAGAGCGAGCCGGTGGGGCGCTGTTCCGTTCCTCGTTGACCGTATTCGCCTAGTTTTACTCGCATGTCGTTTGCCAGTCGCGTCAGGTGAGCGACGACCTCTGGGTATTTCGCCGAAAGGTCCGAATCTTCGCCTTTATCTTCAAGGTTGTAGAGGAGAGGTTTGGTGACCGGGTTCCTTCCGTGTTCCCAAAACGGAATCTGCTCTTCCGTGCGGGGGAGGTGCAGCTTCCAGTTGTCCACGCGGACGGCCTGCAGGTTTTCACAGTTGTAGTAATAAAAGGGTTCTACCGGTTTGCGTGCGATGGGGCGCTGGTCGAATAGGGGCACGAGGCTGGTGCCGTCATATGCCCGATCATCCGGGAGCGGTTCGCCGATGATTTCGCTCAGGGTTGGGAAAAGGTCCATCGCGTTTGCCGGGACATTGGATACGGCGGGTTTCGTGATCCGGCCTTTCCAATACAGAATGAAGGGGACGCGATGCCCGCCTTCGAGTGAAACATACTTTGTGCCGCGGTAGGGAAGGGCATATTCGTTTTTAACCGGGCCGTTGTCGGACGTGAAAACAACCAGGGTGTTTTCCAGAATACCATTCCGCTCCAACGCCTTGACGATTTGCCCGATGCTCCAGTCGAGTTCCTGGATCACATCCCCGCGCTTGCCGTCTTGGGAGCTACCCGCGAATGCGGGTCCGGGCTTGTAGGGGGTGTGGGGATAGTTGTGGGCATAGTAGAGAAAAAACGGCCGGTCTTTATGGGTTCCAATGTCGCGCAGGATACGGGCGGTGTAGAGCTCGGTGAGCCGGGGTAAGGGGGCTTTTTTATAGACGACTTTCTTCCCGTCAAAAAAATGCGGATCGGCGGACACGTTGCTGGGGATACCGTAATACTGGTCGAATCCCTGATTGAAGCAGGAGAATTCTTCCTCCGTACCCAGATGCCATTTCCCCACCATCAGTGTTGTGTAGCCCCGCTTCTTGAACTGCTCAGCCAATGTGATCTCATCCGGGTTCAAGCCAAGGAACCAATGTGCTTCGCGCTTGGAGTTAATCCCCATATACAGGCCGCACCGCTGCGGATAGCCCCCCGTCAAGAAAGCCGCGCGCGAGGGCGAACAGATGGAGGCCGCCGTGTGGAAATCGGTAAACCGGATCCCTTCGGCCGCCAGCCGGTCGATATGCGGCGTCTTGACTTTCTTTGCGCCGTAACAGCTGACATCCGAGTAGCCCATGTCGTCCATCAGAATGAAAACAACGTTGGGGCGCAACGCTGTTTTTTCTTCCTTCCTCAAAAAGTCGAATCGCTCCAGAAAGGGGAGGCGCCGGATTTCTTTGGATCCGATATGCAGGCCCCATTCGGGCATGCGGCCTTTGCCGCTGTCGGTAAATGCTTCGGGGCGATACGTGCCCGCAGCATAGATGGTGTGGGAGAGCGCGCGTTGCTTTCTAAAAGAGATGCCGTCCGGGGCGTACTGAAGCGTGTTCCGGATTCCACGGGGGCCAATTTTCCCGATCAGGGCCATCACGCCCTCGCCTTCAGGCCACACGACCACCTCATGCCCACCCTGAATGATCGGGTTGGACTCATGTTTGATGTAGGGGCCTTCCGGCTTGTCGCTGATGGCCACCCCCATCCTGGTCTGCCCCGGGGATTTCCCCCATTGCCGCCCCTTGTAATACATCCAGTATTTTCCGTCGCGAACGATCAGGCACGCGTCGTCGACCCTGTGACTGTCGAATAGGGACGGATCGTCGCTGGCCTTGAGAATTGGATTGCCGCCCAGCTTTTTCCATGGGCCGTCCGGGGAGTCGGACACGGCTAGTCCAATGGCCGTTTTGGTGGATGATTCGCCCTGGTTGACGAAGGGTTCGGGCACGGCCGTGTAGAACAACCAGTATTTGCCTTTGGCGACCAGAATGTTGGGCGTGAAAACGCTGTGCTCATCCCAACTCCCTTTGGGGCCGCGGGGAAGGGACTCGCTCTTTTCCGTCCAAACGTGGCCATCGGTTGAGGTCGCGTACCAAATGGTCGCATCATATCCACTGACTTCTTCCGGATCGGTATGCCGCGTATACCAGACATAGTATTGGTCGTTTACCTTGATGATATCGCTGGGGTCGCGGCGCATGATGCCTTCCTGCATGCCCAGCCCCTTGGCCGGCGATGTGGTGTGGGTTTGTGTCCAGGCCCTGTCTGCGCTGCATGTCA from Pontiella desulfatans includes these protein-coding regions:
- a CDS encoding sulfatase family protein, coding for MKIGRLIGLVLFALSMTGFSEEARTPNVVFIFADDLGYGDLGCYGATKVQSPNIDKLAAEGRRFSDAHSASAVCTPSRYALLTGDYPLRHGDHGIWGPLSYKTGLLIGTERQTLGKVFQEAGYSTACIGKWHLGFGEDMHGWNKPLKPGPLEVGFDYYFGVPQVNSGVPFVYVENHEIVGFDPNDPLKIDKKNASPTPTFPPEAGRKSPNIFAGARKAHEIYDDERTASLLIEKAKGWIGKNKAKPFFLYLPTTNIHHPFTPAPRFKGTSQCGLYGDFIHELDWMVGEVIQCLEENGVADNTLIIFTSDNGGMFNTTGQDAWDAGHRINGELLGFKFGVWEGGHRIPFIARWPGNIEAGSVSKQLLCNVDMVATMAALADVEIKPGQARDSVNLLPALTGNPQNTIREHLVLAPNKPQCLAVRKGKWMYIGGQGSGGFPGDKRGDHNFGGAPAVAYAGYKNSDIENGKIKPDAPPAQLYDLEADLAQTRNLYRDYPEVIQELDALIKSYAPPAAPPKQKKRRKKPAGK
- a CDS encoding sulfatase-like hydrolase/transferase, with amino-acid sequence MPRKPRRDKSGLLFEHACCQTAVCMPSRGSVLSGLRPESFGCSGRFPPKVAKKATSLPLFKNEGYATVSIGKIDHANADVPQETPSSRSGHPPR
- a CDS encoding sulfatase-like hydrolase/transferase — its product is MRWIILIMLLTCSADRAWTQTHTTSPAKGLGMQEGIMRRDPSDIIKVNDQYYVWYTRHTDPEEVSGYDATIWYATSTDGHVWTEKSESLPRGPKGSWDEHSVFTPNILVAKGKYWLFYTAVPEPFVNQGESSTKTAIGLAVSDSPDGPWKKLGGNPILKASDDPSLFDSHRVDDACLIVRDGKYWMYYKGRQWGKSPGQTRMGVAISDKPEGPYIKHESNPIIQGGHEVVVWPEGEGVMALIGKIGPRGIRNTLQYAPDGISFRKQRALSHTIYAAGTYRPEAFTDSGKGRMPEWGLHIGSKEIRRLPFLERFDFLRKEEKTALRPNVVFILMDDMGYSDVSCYGAKKVKTPHIDRLAAEGIRFTDFHTAASICSPSRAAFLTGGYPQRCGLYMGINSKREAHWFLGLNPDEITLAEQFKKRGYTTLMVGKWHLGTEEEFSCFNQGFDQYYGIPSNVSADPHFFDGKKVVYKKAPLPRLTELYTARILRDIGTHKDRPFFLYYAHNYPHTPYKPGPAFAGSSQDGKRGDVIQELDWSIGQIVKALERNGILENTLVVFTSDNGPVKNEYALPYRGTKYVSLEGGHRVPFILYWKGRITKPAVSNVPANAMDLFPTLSEIIGEPLPDDRAYDGTSLVPLFDQRPIARKPVEPFYYYNCENLQAVRVDNWKLHLPRTEEQIPFWEHGRNPVTKPLLYNLEDKGEDSDLSAKYPEVVAHLTRLANDMRVKLGEYGQRGTEQRPTGSLFPEVPVIGNDRLHWDKLSDAEKGRAKIEFKAPAPKNKVKK
- a CDS encoding glycoside hydrolase family 27 protein, producing the protein MIMHRTLSLLVGSCLLASLLQATDAAGGETPPMGWNSYNKFGLGVHGFLVRETVDGAKRYKLDEAGYKYIVMDDGWPERELAADGRLVPDPNRFPEGIKPLTDYVKSQGFELGIYSSPNKRTCGDWPGSLGNEELHAQQFAEWGVKFVKYDYCPTRNDEQETGREEIIRRYRVFTEALNKVDPEMVHAICEKGWAGSLSRRQRKATNGTVTAEQRHAAFAWAPELGTMWRTTGDIKANWKRIMQILDMQEGLEELAGPGAFNNPDMLEVGNGNLTRAENRAHFSLWCILNSPLILGNDLRNIPDDVVEIITNKEVIALNQDVLCKQGKIGYSRDGVQVWVKPLKNGDTGVLILNRNDEPVDFTFNFADASLEVNAYIVRDLWAKKTLGTINQSLKLEIASHDVKVYRLGIP
- a CDS encoding sulfatase family protein yields the protein MKPYRCLAIAVAAAATICSAQQKRPNIIWIVAENLKLDLGCYGAENVKTPNLDNLAAGGVRYTHAFSTAPVCATSRSAFFVGMYQNTSDTHNMRSHREDDYRLPEGVRPITHRLKDVGYTTANIKTMNGEEVGSGKLDLNFVNEGKLYDTGAWEDLKANQPFFAQINTLEAEYDIYDRNTWQQPRVEWKGEPTHEKIATPENVSPPPYYPDHPLVRLEWARYLNSVSGMDRTVGKILRQLEKDGVADDTIIVFFGDNGRIEPRGIHWCYDTGLHVPMIIHWPKNFPAPKNYRPGTVSDEVVSLIDMTPTTLGFAGIKRPLGMHGRIFLGNRVGPERQYAFSSRDRVDETVNRVRSVRGQRYHYIRNYYPDRHFTSLNRYKEKCFPIKPLMRQMMAEGKLTGAPAELMAPTVAPEQLFDTVNDPHEINNLANSDKPEHREALVAMRAALAVWEVEMQDQGVFPEPDEIVAPFEKEMHDWFGTPEWHPYKGK
- a CDS encoding sulfatase family protein yields the protein MGKLGLVIRYSILACLLQATAAEKPNFVVIFSDDQGYADLGCFGGTHVDTPRIDQMAAEGARLTSFYVAAPVCTPSRAALMTGCYPKRIDMAFGSNFGVLLAAEAKGLNPEEITMAEVLKPAGYKTGMFGKWHLGDQPEFLPSRQGFDEFFGIPYSHDIHPFHPNQKNYNFPSLPLLEGETVVEMDPDADYLTRRITERAVDFIGKNNDVPFLLYIPHPIPHRPLHVSPPFMKELPEETKEKLAKENSNIDYKTRDKIFEQAISEIDWSVGQILDALKKHGIDGSTLVVFTSDNGPAVGRATPLKGKKGSTFEGGMREPAVIRWPGKIPAATVNDELMTAMDLLPTFAKLAGAAIPSDRVIDGEDIWPVLSGSAKSPHEAFFFHKGNALAAVRSGKWKYHQSHDKKGKKTKPALYDLEQDIGETTNVLKNHPEVAARMRVHIDQFEKDLAQNSRPAAFVHDPKPLSIH
- a CDS encoding GNAT family N-acetyltransferase is translated as MGSYTIRSAQPEDRDALATLIRDSTNAYYQNKFGTGIFPPTEMHTRDFVDLYNQLDGSEALLCVDEDGAIGGSCFMHRRETHFSLGIMNVSSDHFGQGIARQLLTEIIFQAEAAGLPLRLVSSCMNLDSYSLYTRAGLKPFEFYQDLLVDVPEAGLPNADGGIAVRSGTLADVEAIAKLELEISGISRRTDYTHFITNPDGLWHLSVAEEDGNITGYLASGSSQACNMIGPGASRTEEAAIALIDAELDRHRGRTPVLLLPGRFNRAVQHVYGLGGRNCETHVAQCLGEAFRPNGITMPTFLPESG